CAACCCGAACTTCGTGGCCCGTGCTCCGCCGGACGTGGTGGAGAAGGACAAGGCCCGGGTGACGGAGCTCCAGGAGCGCACGGTCAAGCTGCAGGATCACCTCCAGCGCATCGCCCCGGAGCCCCCCATGTCCGAGACGCCGTCACCGTTACCGGGCAGCACCGAGTCCGAAGCCCCTGAAGCGTCCGAGAACATCGCGCCCGAGAGCGCGCAGGTGAAGGTGGCCGCCGAGCCGCGGGCACCAAAGGACGAAGGCGTGAACCTGGGCCAGGAGCTGAAGGGCGAGATTGAAGCCGAGGAGGCTTCACAGGCGCCCAAGGCGGCGGACCCGGTGGTGGAGGAGGCGCTCAACAAGCTGCGCGAGGGCACCAAGGAAGGGCTGTCCGCGGCGGACCACCACGACCTGGGCGTCGCGTACATGAGCATGGGCCTCGTGGACGACGCGATGCGCGAGTTCGACCGGGCCAAGGAGGGCGGCGACGCCCGCGAGGCGCCGGAGGGCTCGGCGAAGCCGGTGAAGAAGGCCGCTGGGAAGAAGCCGGCCGCGAAGAAGGCTCCGGCGAAGAAGGCCTCGGGCAAGAAGCCGGCCGCGAAGAAGGCGGCGGGCAAGAAGGCCCCCGCGAAGAAGGCCGCTGGGAAGAAGCCGGCCGCGAAGAAGGCGGCGGTGAAGAAGGCCCCTGCGAAGAAGGCGGCGGGGAAGAAGGCCGCGGGCAAGAAGACGGCCGCGAAGAAGGCCCCTGCGAAGAAGGCTTCCGCGAAGAAGGCGGCGGGGAAGAAGGCCGCCGCGAAGAAGTCCGCGGCGAAGAAGACCACTCGGGGCAAGCCGGCGCGCAAGGCGCGCCGGTAGGAGGCGGAAGTGCAGCAGGATTATCTCGATCGGCTCATCGCGCTGTCCCTCGACGAGGACCTGGGCGCGGCGGGGGACGTCACCTCGCTGGCGGTGGTTCCCGCTGACGCGGAGGGCAGTGGTGAGCTGGTCGCGAAGGAGCAGATGATCGTCGCCGGCCTGGATGCCTTCGTCCGCGTCTTCCACATGGTGGACGCGGAGGTGGAGGTGGAGGTCCTCAAGCGCGACGGCGAGGAGATCAAACCGAAGGTGGTCGCCGCGCGCGTCCACGGCAAGCTGCGCTCGCTGCTCGCCGCGGAGCGCACCGCGCTCAACCTGGTGCAGCGCGCCGCCGGCATCGCGACGCTGGCCCAGCAGGCGATGACCTCCGTGCGGGGGTCGAAGCTGCGGGTGCTGGACACGCGCAAGACACCGCCGGGCATGCGGGGCCTCGCGAAGCACGCGGTGCGGATGGGCGGCGCCTCCAACCACCGCTTCGGCCTCTTCGACGGCATCCTCATCAAGGACAACCACATCGCGGCGGTGGGTGGAGACATCACCGAAGCGGTCCGCCGTGCGAAGCTGAATGGCCCTCGGCTGGTGAAGATTGAAGTGGAGGTCACCAACTTCAAGCAGTTGGAGGAGGCCATCGCCGCGGGCGCGGACGTCATCATGTTGGACAACATGGACGACGCGCAGATCCGCGAAGCGGTGAAGCTGACGGCGAGCCGCGTGCCCATCGAAGTCTCGGGCGGCGTCACGTTGGATCGGCTGCCGAGGCTCGCGAAGCTGGGCGTGGACTTCGTGTCCATGGGCGCGCTGACGCACTCGGCGCGGGCCATGGACCTGTCGCTGGAGATCGCGACGACGAAGAAGCCCGCGCGAAAGTCCCGCCCCACACAGGGCTGACGCGACACTTCATTCCACGTTGTTTGAAGGGCAGGGCGGGCCGGTGGAACCGGATCCGACCTGCCCTTTGCTTTCGACGGGCGCCGCGCTCACCGCGCCCCGGTGAGCGCCTCCGCGCGCGGCTTGCCCTCCGCCGACGCGGGCATGCCCATCTCCAGCAGCGCGGACAGGGTAGGGGCCACGTCCACGGGGTTGATCTCCTCCAGGTACAGCCCCGCCTTCACGCCCTTGCCCGCGAACACCACGGGCACCTGCGTGTCATAGGAATACGGCGTGCCGTGGTTCGTGCCGCGCGGATAGTCACTGATCACCTGGAAGGGCTTCGACATGTACAGCACGTCGCCGCTGCGCATCGGGTAGTAGCCGCGCCGCATCGCCGCCATGAGCCCATCCGGATCCGCCGCCGTGGCCAGGTCGTCCTTCGCCACCGCCCACACGGTGTAGGGCTGCTTCGCCAGCCACGCCGCCGCCGCGCGCCGCACCGCCACCGCGTCCACCTTGCCGTCGTCCAGCGCCTTGCCGCCCAGGTACACGTCCAGCTCCAGCAGCTTCACCGTCACGTCCACGCCGAACTTCGCCTTCAGCTCCTGCGCCAGCCCCTTCGCCGCCTCCACCGGGTTGAGCCGCGCCGCCGGCACGCCCGCCTGCGCCCACGCCTCCGGGATCTCCGCGCCGCCGTGGTCCGCCGACAGCGCGATGACCAGGTTCGCCTTCCCGCCCGCCGCGCGCTCGGCGGCGGCAATGAGCTCGCCCATCGCCTGATCCAACCGCAGCATCGTGTCCTGCATCTCCCACGAGTACGGCCCGAACGCGTGGAACACCGCGTCCGTGCCGCTGAAGCTCACCGCGAGGATGTCCGGCACTTCGTCCCTGCCCAGCCCTTCACCTTCAATGGCCGCCTTCGCCGCCTGCACCAGCAGGTCATGCGAGAACCCCGACACCGCGAACGCCCGGTACGACGCGGGCCCGGGCGCCTGGAGCCCGCCCTTCAGCGCGTGGGGGAACACGCGCCCCATGCCATAGGCCTCCGGCTCCACCGCGCGGTCATCGTCACCCACGTACTCGGCGCGCGGGCGCAACAGCTCCCACGTCTTGCTGAAAGTCGCGTCCGCCAGCTTGCGCGCGTTGAACGCCTGCATCCACGCGGGCTCCGCTTTCGCGTACCAGGTGCTCGTCACCATCCGCCCCGTGGCCTCGTCGAACCACCACGCCTGGCCCTGCCGCCCGGCCAGCGGAATGGCCGCTCGCGACTTGTACGACAGCGCCACCACCTTGCCCCGGCCCTGCGTGGACACGCGCAGCCGGTCCGCCAGCGTCTCCGCCATCAGGTTCACCGGGCTCGTGTCCGACCCCGGGGGCGTCTCCCCGTTCAGCACCGGATGCGTCGGGTCCGTGTAGACCTGCACCGCCTGTCCGGCCGCGCGGTCGTAGACGTCGTTGTCCACGATGCCGTGGCGCCAGGGGTTCGCGCCCGTGGCCAGCGTCGCGTGGCCCGGGGCCGTGCGCGCCTCCGCGTAGGCGTACCGGGCGTAGGGGTAGTACGCGCCCGTGGAGAGCAGGCGGCCCAGGCCTCCGGTGAGGCGCGGACGGCTTCGGAGCAGGAGGTCGCTGCCCATGGCGTCCACGCTGATGAACAGCGTGAGCTTGGGGGCCTTGGCGGCAGCCGGCAGGGCGAACAGGACGAGGAGGGCGGCGAGGAAGCGCGACATGGTGCGGCAGCCTCTCCGGCCGGATGAACAGAAGCAACCAACATGCGCGCCCACCGCTTGGACACGTCACCCCGCCCTGATATGGGCGCCTCAATGGTCGAGGCACGGCTGCGCGTCATCTACGGCGACACGGATCAGATGGGGGTCGTCTACTACGCGAACTACTTCCGCTACTTCGAGTTCGCCCGCAGCGAGTTCTTCCGTGCCCACGGAGGCAGCTACCGCGAACTGGAGAGCACCGGACTGCTCTTGCCCGTGGTGGAGGCCAGCGCCCACTACAAGGCGTCCGCGCGCTACGACGACCTGCTCCTCATCCGCACCACCCTGGACGAGTTGCGCCGTGCGTCACTCGTGTTCACCTACGAGCTGCTGCGCGACGGTGACGCTCCCACGCTCCTGTGCACCGGCCGCACGATGCACGCCTGCGTGGGGCGCGACGGTAGACCCCAGCGACTGCCCCAATCCATCGCCCGCCTGAAGGCCGCGGACGACACCGACACCTGAAGCTTTTCCCCTTCCCGAATTCCCGAACGAGGAGCACCCGACAATGGATCGCAACCTGGCAATGGAGGTCGTGCGCGTCACCGAGATGGCGGCCATCGCCTCCGCCCGGCTCATGGGCCGCGGCAACAAGGACGAGTCCGACCAGGCCGCCGTGGACGCGATGCGCCGCGCCTTCGACGCGCTGAACATCGACGGCACGGTCGTCATCGGAGAGGGCGAGCGCGACGAGGCGCCCATGCTCTACATCGGTGAGCGCGTAGGCGCCCGCGCCGCCGGCGCCCCCGAGGTGGACATCGCCCTGGACCCGCTGGAGGGCACCAACCTGTGCGCCTACGGCCGCCCGGGCTCCATCTCCGTCGTGGCCATGTCCAGCCACGGCGGCCTGCTCAACGCGCCCGACACGTACATGGAGAAGATCGCCGTCGGCCCTCGCGCCAAGGGCGCCATCGACCTGAT
Above is a window of Corallococcus caeni DNA encoding:
- the nadC gene encoding carboxylating nicotinate-nucleotide diphosphorylase, which gives rise to MQQDYLDRLIALSLDEDLGAAGDVTSLAVVPADAEGSGELVAKEQMIVAGLDAFVRVFHMVDAEVEVEVLKRDGEEIKPKVVAARVHGKLRSLLAAERTALNLVQRAAGIATLAQQAMTSVRGSKLRVLDTRKTPPGMRGLAKHAVRMGGASNHRFGLFDGILIKDNHIAAVGGDITEAVRRAKLNGPRLVKIEVEVTNFKQLEEAIAAGADVIMLDNMDDAQIREAVKLTASRVPIEVSGGVTLDRLPRLAKLGVDFVSMGALTHSARAMDLSLEIATTKKPARKSRPTQG
- a CDS encoding alkaline phosphatase family protein; this encodes MSRFLAALLVLFALPAAAKAPKLTLFISVDAMGSDLLLRSRPRLTGGLGRLLSTGAYYPYARYAYAEARTAPGHATLATGANPWRHGIVDNDVYDRAAGQAVQVYTDPTHPVLNGETPPGSDTSPVNLMAETLADRLRVSTQGRGKVVALSYKSRAAIPLAGRQGQAWWFDEATGRMVTSTWYAKAEPAWMQAFNARKLADATFSKTWELLRPRAEYVGDDDRAVEPEAYGMGRVFPHALKGGLQAPGPASYRAFAVSGFSHDLLVQAAKAAIEGEGLGRDEVPDILAVSFSGTDAVFHAFGPYSWEMQDTMLRLDQAMGELIAAAERAAGGKANLVIALSADHGGAEIPEAWAQAGVPAARLNPVEAAKGLAQELKAKFGVDVTVKLLELDVYLGGKALDDGKVDAVAVRRAAAAWLAKQPYTVWAVAKDDLATAADPDGLMAAMRRGYYPMRSGDVLYMSKPFQVISDYPRGTNHGTPYSYDTQVPVVFAGKGVKAGLYLEEINPVDVAPTLSALLEMGMPASAEGKPRAEALTGAR
- a CDS encoding acyl-CoA thioesterase, with translation MVEARLRVIYGDTDQMGVVYYANYFRYFEFARSEFFRAHGGSYRELESTGLLLPVVEASAHYKASARYDDLLLIRTTLDELRRASLVFTYELLRDGDAPTLLCTGRTMHACVGRDGRPQRLPQSIARLKAADDTDT